The following coding sequences are from one Pseudonocardia sp. HH130630-07 window:
- the glgA gene encoding glycogen synthase, with amino-acid sequence MRAGLLTREYPPAVYGGAGVHVGHLVPALRELVDVDVHCFAEPGIDAPSDARAHSAPPLPDGANAALTTLGVDLSMAAELERCDVLHSHTWYANMAGHVGALLHGRPHVVTAHSLEPLRPWKAEQLGGGYRLSSWVERTAYEAADAVIAVSHGMRRDVLAAYPAIDPELVHVVHNGIDTGFYAPDPGRDVLVENGIDPDRPIVVFVGRITRQKGLGHLVAAAHRFDPAAQVVLCAGAPDTAEIAAETEAAVAELSAARSGVVWIRRMLATTEVRQLLSAATVFVCPSVYEPLGIVNLEAMACGTAVVASDVGGIPEVVVDGETGLLAHYEPGDTEAFEKALAAGVDALVADPERAARMGERGRERAIAEFAWAEMARRTVEVYESVV; translated from the coding sequence GTGCGTGCCGGCCTGCTGACCCGTGAGTACCCACCCGCCGTCTACGGAGGTGCCGGAGTCCACGTCGGACACCTCGTCCCGGCACTGCGCGAGCTGGTCGACGTCGACGTCCACTGCTTCGCCGAGCCCGGGATCGACGCCCCCTCCGACGCCCGCGCGCACTCCGCCCCGCCGCTCCCGGACGGTGCGAACGCGGCCCTGACCACGCTCGGTGTCGACCTGTCGATGGCGGCCGAGCTGGAGCGTTGTGACGTGCTCCACTCCCACACCTGGTACGCCAACATGGCCGGGCACGTCGGGGCGCTGCTGCACGGCAGGCCGCACGTGGTGACCGCGCACTCGCTGGAGCCGCTGCGCCCCTGGAAGGCCGAGCAGCTCGGCGGCGGCTACCGGCTCTCGTCCTGGGTGGAGCGCACCGCGTACGAGGCCGCGGACGCGGTGATCGCCGTGTCCCACGGGATGCGCCGCGACGTGCTCGCCGCCTACCCCGCGATCGACCCGGAGCTGGTGCACGTGGTGCACAACGGGATCGACACCGGCTTCTACGCGCCCGATCCGGGGCGCGACGTCCTGGTGGAGAACGGCATCGACCCGGACCGGCCGATCGTCGTGTTCGTCGGGCGGATCACCCGGCAGAAGGGCCTCGGGCACCTGGTCGCCGCCGCGCACCGGTTCGACCCGGCGGCGCAGGTGGTGCTGTGCGCCGGTGCCCCGGACACCGCGGAGATCGCCGCCGAGACCGAGGCCGCGGTGGCCGAGCTGTCGGCGGCGCGCAGCGGCGTGGTGTGGATCCGGCGGATGCTGGCGACGACCGAGGTCCGCCAGCTGCTGTCGGCGGCGACGGTGTTCGTGTGCCCGTCGGTGTACGAGCCGCTGGGCATCGTGAACCTGGAGGCGATGGCCTGCGGCACCGCCGTCGTCGCCTCGGACGTGGGCGGGATCCCGGAGGTCGTCGTCGACGGCGAGACCGGGTTGCTGGCGCACTACGAGCCCGGGGACACCGAGGCCTTCGAGAAGGCGCTGGCGGCGGGGGTCGACGCGCTGGTGGCGGACCCGGAGCGGGCGGCACGGATGGGCGAGCGGGGTCGGGAGCGCGCGATCGCCGAGTTCGCCTGGGCCGAGATGGCCCGGCGGACCGTCGAGGTCTACGAGAGCGTGGTCTGA
- a CDS encoding DUF3117 domain-containing protein, with protein sequence MAAMKPRTGDGPMEVTKEGRGIVMRVPLEGGGRLVVEMTPDEATDLSEALKSTVG encoded by the coding sequence ATGGCCGCGATGAAGCCCCGCACCGGCGACGGGCCCATGGAAGTCACCAAGGAGGGCCGGGGCATCGTGATGCGCGTCCCGCTCGAGGGCGGTGGGCGTCTGGTCGTCGAGATGACGCCGGACGAGGCCACCGACCTCAGCGAGGCGCTCAAGTCGACCGTCGGCTGA
- a CDS encoding DNA-3-methyladenine glycosylase I, which translates to MTAPAAPGADDRRRCDWAGSAPDYLAYHDEEWGRPVHGTAAWFERMTLEGFQSGLSWIVILRKRPAFREVFAGFDPERVAAFGPADVDRLLTDARIVRNRSKIESAVTNARAVLDLEETGPGLGEFLASFAPDPARHPRPARITDVPGSTPESTALSKALKKRGFRFVGPTTCYALMQATGLVDDHVGYCWLAARRS; encoded by the coding sequence GTGACGGCTCCCGCGGCCCCGGGGGCCGACGACCGGCGGCGCTGCGACTGGGCCGGCTCCGCCCCGGACTACCTGGCGTACCACGACGAGGAGTGGGGCCGCCCGGTGCACGGCACCGCGGCCTGGTTCGAGCGGATGACCCTGGAGGGTTTCCAGTCCGGCCTGTCCTGGATCGTCATCCTGCGCAAACGCCCGGCGTTCCGGGAGGTCTTCGCCGGTTTCGATCCGGAGCGGGTCGCCGCCTTCGGGCCCGCCGACGTCGACCGGCTGCTCACCGACGCCCGCATCGTCCGCAACCGCTCGAAGATCGAGTCCGCGGTCACCAACGCGCGGGCGGTGCTCGACCTGGAGGAGACGGGCCCCGGTCTCGGGGAGTTCCTGGCGTCGTTCGCGCCCGATCCGGCGCGGCACCCGCGGCCGGCCCGGATCACCGACGTCCCTGGCAGCACGCCGGAGTCCACGGCGCTGTCGAAGGCGCTCAAGAAGCGCGGTTTCCGGTTCGTGGGCCCCACGACGTGCTACGCGCTGATGCAGGCGACCGGGCTGGTCGACGACCACGTCGGGTACTGCTGGCTTGCCGCCCGGCGGTCCTGA
- a CDS encoding SRPBCC family protein, translating to MAEQRAELTVPIDVAVPADVLWAVVSDLEGQSDWMLGTTVRITAGDGRSVGTELRAVTGAGPVGVADTMRVTEWTEPAAGSAGDRRIVVEHTGAVIRGAGVFTVTELGPSRSRFLWSELLDLPFGPVGRLGWPVVRPAMRIGVARSLRAMATRTEQRHRDGGLYR from the coding sequence ATGGCTGAGCAGCGGGCCGAACTGACCGTGCCGATCGACGTGGCGGTGCCGGCGGACGTGCTCTGGGCGGTCGTGTCCGACCTCGAGGGGCAGTCCGACTGGATGCTCGGCACGACCGTGCGGATCACCGCGGGTGACGGCCGGTCGGTCGGCACCGAGCTGCGCGCGGTCACCGGCGCCGGCCCGGTGGGGGTCGCCGACACCATGCGGGTCACCGAGTGGACCGAGCCGGCGGCGGGATCGGCGGGGGACCGGCGGATCGTCGTCGAGCACACCGGCGCCGTGATCCGCGGGGCCGGGGTGTTCACCGTGACCGAACTGGGCCCGAGCCGCTCCCGCTTCCTGTGGAGCGAGCTGCTGGACCTCCCGTTCGGCCCGGTGGGCCGGCTGGGCTGGCCCGTCGTCCGGCCGGCGATGCGGATCGGTGTGGCCCGGTCGCTGCGTGCGATGGCGACCCGTACCGAGCAGCGGCACCGCGACGGCGGCCTGTACCGGTGA
- a CDS encoding DivIVA domain-containing protein has translation MGTALVYVLVLAVVAALVFVLAAAVFGRGEELAPLAPDATPTRLPAREVSGTDVRDLRFQQVLRGYRMAEVDWALDRLAGELDRVRADRHELADRVAVLETTIARIHAGETPGDEEDRHG, from the coding sequence ATGGGGACCGCGCTCGTGTACGTGCTCGTCCTCGCCGTCGTGGCGGCGCTCGTCTTCGTGCTGGCGGCCGCGGTCTTCGGCCGGGGCGAGGAGCTGGCACCGCTCGCACCGGACGCCACGCCGACCCGGCTGCCGGCCCGCGAGGTCTCCGGCACCGACGTCCGGGACCTGCGCTTCCAGCAGGTCCTGCGGGGCTACCGGATGGCCGAGGTCGACTGGGCGCTGGACCGGCTGGCCGGTGAGCTGGACCGGGTGCGTGCCGACCGGCACGAGCTGGCCGACCGGGTCGCCGTCCTGGAGACCACGATCGCTCGGATCCACGCCGGGGAGACCCCCGGCGACGAGGAGGACCGGCATGGCTGA
- a CDS encoding glucosyl-3-phosphoglycerate synthase, with product MSPDRLVARKAGRRIAVVLPALDEERTIGPLVAGLVRFTEGPHPLVDELVVLDSGSTDRTAERAAAAGARVLDRADAVPGAPVLPGKGEAMWRAVVALGTSDLVCFLDADLVDPHPDVVPRLLAPLLLRPGTALVKGYHRRPLDGSAGHEGGRVTELMARPLLAALRPELRHVRQPLGGEYAATRELLDLLPFATGYGVDIGLLLDTAALRGTGAIAQADLGVRRHRNRPVHELARTSREVLATALDRCGVPDSGAGIIGFRPGSGTGGPGADPDGERPGDDPGWRSDVHPLLQVDRPAPGPVRSGGPAGPIPPGARASGVTALVAGS from the coding sequence GTGAGCCCGGACCGGCTCGTGGCCCGCAAGGCCGGGCGCCGGATCGCGGTCGTGCTGCCGGCCCTGGACGAGGAGCGCACGATCGGCCCGCTGGTGGCGGGCCTGGTCCGGTTCACCGAGGGTCCGCACCCGCTGGTGGACGAGCTCGTGGTCCTCGACTCGGGCAGCACCGACCGGACGGCCGAGCGGGCCGCCGCGGCCGGCGCCCGGGTGCTCGACCGGGCCGACGCCGTCCCGGGTGCCCCGGTGCTGCCGGGCAAGGGCGAGGCGATGTGGCGGGCCGTCGTCGCGCTCGGCACGTCCGACCTGGTCTGCTTCCTCGACGCCGATCTCGTCGACCCGCACCCGGACGTCGTCCCGCGGCTGCTGGCGCCGCTGCTGCTGCGGCCGGGCACGGCACTGGTGAAGGGCTACCACCGCCGCCCGCTCGACGGGTCGGCCGGCCACGAGGGCGGCCGGGTCACCGAGCTCATGGCCCGGCCGCTGCTGGCCGCGCTGCGCCCGGAGCTGCGGCACGTGCGCCAGCCGCTCGGCGGGGAGTACGCGGCCACCCGCGAGCTGCTGGACCTGCTGCCCTTCGCGACCGGGTACGGCGTCGACATCGGGTTGCTGCTCGACACGGCGGCGCTGCGCGGGACCGGGGCGATCGCCCAGGCCGACCTCGGGGTGCGACGGCACCGCAACCGCCCGGTGCACGAGCTGGCCCGGACCTCGCGGGAGGTGCTGGCGACCGCGCTGGACCGCTGCGGCGTCCCCGACTCCGGGGCCGGGATCATCGGCTTCCGGCCCGGGTCCGGCACCGGCGGACCGGGCGCCGACCCGGACGGGGAACGGCCCGGCGACGACCCGGGCTGGCGCAGCGACGTGCACCCGCTCCTGCAGGTGGACCGCCCGGCACCGGGCCCGGTCCGGTCCGGCGGCCCGGCCGGGCCGATCCCGCCCGGCGCGCGGGCGAGCGGGGTGACCGCCCTCGTCGCCGGATCATGA
- a CDS encoding TIGR00730 family Rossman fold protein, whose translation MSAASAAPGGFAVCVYCASSDGVPAHYLDLASALGGGIAGRGWTLVSGGGRRSMMGAVASGARAAGGRTVGIMPQSMIDREWGDHDSDEFVVTDSMRERKRLMEERADAFVALPGGLGTCEELFEVWSSGVLGLHGKPVVVVDPDGHWDGLLDWATGLVDRGFAGPRMMDRLRVVRPGDPGDLVSAVLDACARPLT comes from the coding sequence ATGTCCGCAGCGTCCGCAGCGCCGGGCGGGTTCGCCGTCTGCGTCTACTGCGCCAGCTCCGACGGGGTGCCGGCGCACTACCTGGACCTGGCGTCGGCCCTCGGCGGCGGGATCGCCGGCCGCGGCTGGACGCTGGTGTCCGGCGGCGGGCGCCGGTCGATGATGGGCGCGGTCGCGTCCGGTGCGCGCGCCGCGGGCGGGCGGACGGTCGGGATCATGCCGCAGTCGATGATCGACCGGGAGTGGGGCGACCACGACAGCGACGAGTTCGTCGTCACCGACAGCATGCGCGAGCGCAAGCGGCTGATGGAGGAGCGGGCGGACGCGTTCGTCGCCCTGCCCGGTGGCCTCGGCACCTGCGAGGAGCTGTTCGAGGTGTGGTCGTCCGGGGTGCTCGGGCTGCACGGCAAGCCGGTCGTGGTCGTCGACCCGGACGGGCACTGGGACGGCCTCCTGGACTGGGCCACCGGTCTCGTCGACCGGGGATTCGCGGGCCCGCGGATGATGGACCGGCTGCGGGTGGTCCGCCCCGGTGACCCGGGTGACCTGGTGAGCGCCGTCCTCGACGCGTGTGCCCGACCCCTGACGTGA
- a CDS encoding TIGR00730 family Rossman fold protein codes for MADENADPRALPEKQRGPVVLRRSRSIEPTTTDQRLLDSRGPADWVHTDPWRVLRIQAEFVEGFGMLAELPRAATVFGSARTEPGSAEYELGRELGARLAGAGFAVITGGGPGAMEAANRGASEAGGLSVGLGIELPFEQGLNPWVDLGINFRYFFARKTMFVKYSQAFVCLPGGFGTLDELFEALVLVQTKKVTKFPVVLLGTDYWGGLYDWISKTVQREGKVSAKDLDLLHLTDDIDDAVDVVQEAYHAWEETH; via the coding sequence ATGGCCGACGAGAACGCCGACCCGCGGGCGCTGCCGGAGAAGCAGCGCGGCCCGGTCGTGCTGCGCCGCAGCCGCAGCATCGAGCCCACCACGACCGACCAACGGCTGCTGGACTCCCGCGGCCCCGCGGACTGGGTGCACACCGACCCGTGGCGGGTGCTGCGGATCCAGGCCGAGTTCGTCGAGGGGTTCGGCATGCTCGCCGAGCTGCCCCGGGCGGCGACCGTGTTCGGTTCGGCCCGGACCGAACCCGGTTCCGCCGAGTACGAGCTGGGCCGCGAGCTCGGGGCCCGCCTGGCCGGGGCCGGGTTCGCCGTGATCACCGGCGGCGGGCCGGGTGCGATGGAGGCGGCCAACCGCGGCGCGTCCGAGGCCGGTGGCCTGTCCGTCGGCCTGGGCATCGAGCTGCCGTTCGAGCAGGGCCTGAACCCGTGGGTCGACCTCGGGATCAACTTCCGCTACTTCTTCGCGCGCAAGACCATGTTCGTGAAGTACTCGCAGGCCTTCGTCTGCCTGCCTGGCGGGTTCGGCACCCTCGACGAGCTGTTCGAGGCGCTGGTCCTGGTGCAGACGAAGAAGGTCACCAAGTTCCCGGTGGTCCTGCTCGGCACCGACTACTGGGGCGGGCTCTACGACTGGATCTCCAAGACCGTCCAGCGGGAGGGCAAGGTCTCGGCGAAGGACCTCGACCTGCTGCACCTCACCGACGACATCGACGACGCGGTCGACGTCGTGCAGGAGGCCTACCACGCCTGGGAGGAGACCCACTGA
- the dapE gene encoding succinyl-diaminopimelate desuccinylase produces the protein MTGTHATPTTLDLTADPVTLTRALVDVASVSHHEDELADALEAALRTQAPHLEVLRSGNAVLARTRLGRPHRIVLAGHIDTVPIADNVPSTSADGVIHGCGTSDMKSGDAIFAHLAATVPEPRHDLTFVFYDCEEVGTIHNGLGRVEAEHRDWLDADLAILGEPTDGTLEAGCQGTMRGELRTAGRRSHSARWWLGDNAIHRAGEILDRFAGYTARDVEIDGCVYREGLQAVGIRGGVAGNVVPDECVVSVNFRFAPDRTAEQAVAHVREVFDGFELTVTDISPGALPGLSAPAAAEFVRSTGVVPRAKYGWTDVSRFAALGIPAVNYGPGDPNLAHTREEHVAEAAITACADVLRGYLAP, from the coding sequence GTGACAGGCACGCACGCGACCCCGACCACGCTCGACCTGACCGCCGACCCGGTGACGCTGACCCGGGCGCTGGTCGACGTCGCGAGCGTCTCGCACCACGAGGACGAGCTCGCCGACGCGCTGGAGGCGGCCCTGCGCACCCAGGCGCCGCACCTGGAGGTGCTGCGCTCGGGCAACGCCGTGCTGGCCCGCACCCGGCTCGGCCGCCCGCACCGGATCGTGCTCGCCGGGCACATCGACACCGTGCCGATCGCCGACAACGTGCCCTCCACCAGCGCCGACGGCGTCATCCACGGCTGCGGAACCTCGGACATGAAGTCCGGCGACGCGATCTTCGCCCACCTCGCGGCGACCGTCCCCGAGCCGCGCCACGACCTGACCTTCGTGTTCTACGACTGCGAGGAGGTCGGCACCATCCACAACGGTCTCGGCCGGGTCGAGGCCGAGCACCGGGACTGGCTCGACGCGGACCTCGCGATCCTCGGCGAGCCGACCGACGGCACGCTGGAGGCCGGCTGCCAGGGCACGATGCGCGGCGAGCTGCGGACCGCGGGGCGCCGGTCGCACTCGGCCCGCTGGTGGCTCGGCGACAACGCGATCCACCGGGCCGGGGAGATCCTCGACCGGTTCGCCGGCTACACCGCGCGCGACGTCGAGATCGACGGCTGCGTCTACCGCGAGGGGCTGCAGGCGGTCGGGATCCGCGGCGGGGTGGCCGGCAACGTCGTCCCGGACGAGTGCGTCGTCTCGGTCAACTTCCGCTTCGCCCCGGACCGGACGGCGGAGCAGGCCGTCGCGCACGTCCGCGAGGTCTTCGACGGGTTCGAGCTGACCGTCACCGACATCTCGCCCGGTGCGCTCCCGGGCCTGTCCGCGCCGGCCGCGGCGGAGTTCGTGCGCTCGACCGGTGTCGTGCCCCGGGCGAAGTACGGCTGGACCGACGTCTCCCGGTTCGCCGCGCTCGGCATCCCGGCGGTCAACTACGGCCCCGGCGACCCGAACCTCGCGCACACCAGGGAGGAGCACGTCGCCGAGGCCGCGATCACCGCCTGCGCCGACGTGCTGCGGGGCTACCTGGCGCCCTGA
- the dapD gene encoding 2,3,4,5-tetrahydropyridine-2,6-dicarboxylate N-succinyltransferase, giving the protein MSTEYRREGASGTGLATVTTPTDGSDGVVLDVWYPAPAIAGTGATDPAEELAALAGADELRGVRTEVVRTEIASLADAPVDAADVYLRLHLLSHRLVQPHQVNLEGQFGLLANVVWTNHGPCPVPGFELTRARLRARGPVTVTHVDKFPRLVDYVVPSGVRIGDADRVRLGAHLAEGTTVMHEGFVNFNAGTLGASMVEGRISAGVVVGDGSDVGGGASIMGTLSGGGKEVISIGRRCLLGANAGLGISLGDDCVIEAGLYLTAGTKVTLLDGTTVAARELSGSDGLLLRRNSVSGAVEALARTGDGIALNSALHAN; this is encoded by the coding sequence GTGAGTACCGAGTACCGCCGCGAAGGCGCTTCCGGCACCGGCCTGGCCACCGTCACCACCCCGACCGACGGCTCCGACGGCGTCGTCCTGGACGTCTGGTACCCGGCGCCGGCGATCGCCGGTACCGGTGCGACCGACCCGGCCGAGGAGCTGGCCGCGCTCGCCGGGGCCGACGAGCTGCGCGGGGTGCGCACCGAGGTCGTCCGCACCGAGATCGCCTCGCTGGCCGACGCCCCCGTCGACGCGGCGGACGTCTACCTGCGGCTGCACCTGCTCAGCCACCGCCTGGTGCAGCCGCACCAGGTGAACCTGGAGGGCCAGTTCGGGCTGCTCGCCAACGTCGTCTGGACCAACCACGGCCCGTGCCCGGTCCCCGGCTTCGAGCTGACCCGGGCCCGGCTGCGCGCCCGCGGCCCGGTCACCGTGACCCACGTGGACAAGTTCCCGCGGCTGGTCGACTACGTCGTCCCGTCCGGGGTCCGGATCGGTGACGCCGACCGGGTCCGGCTCGGCGCGCACCTCGCCGAGGGCACGACCGTCATGCACGAGGGCTTCGTCAACTTCAACGCCGGGACGCTCGGCGCCTCGATGGTCGAGGGCCGGATCTCGGCCGGCGTCGTCGTCGGCGACGGCTCCGACGTCGGCGGCGGCGCGTCGATCATGGGCACGCTGTCCGGTGGCGGCAAGGAGGTCATCTCGATCGGCCGCCGGTGCCTGCTGGGCGCGAACGCCGGGCTCGGGATCTCCCTCGGCGACGACTGCGTCATCGAGGCCGGCCTCTACCTCACCGCGGGCACCAAGGTCACGCTCCTGGACGGGACGACGGTCGCGGCCCGCGAGCTGTCCGGCTCCGACGGGCTGCTGCTGCGCCGCAACTCCGTCTCCGGTGCGGTCGAGGCGCTCGCCCGCACCGGCGACGGCATCGCCCTCAACTCCGCGCTGCACGCCAACTGA
- a CDS encoding CHAD domain-containing protein: MDGAPQPPANLYGVADLGAPVTAGPGEPAVNHVRALLDKRLRAMLHHEPGVRVGADIEELHRMRVAVRRMRAALRSARPLLDRAWADDLRAELGRLGRALGPVRDLDVMIERLRTEVATLPAAEQAAGERLVAVLAADRVAARAQMLDELDADRHATLRRRLVEAIASPLPEPPADEPRPALADLVRAEARKLARAVRRAGENPPDMTLHDLRIRTKRLRYTGELVEPAMRDDRGRRTAEAKRVRKMLRAAEGLQEVLGDHQDACVAEHRIRALLDELGDTPDAHEVFVGGRLVERERTRAEALRARWWDAWLELDRRSGAL, translated from the coding sequence ATGGACGGGGCCCCGCAGCCGCCCGCGAACCTCTACGGCGTCGCCGACCTGGGCGCGCCGGTCACGGCCGGGCCCGGCGAACCGGCCGTGAACCACGTGCGGGCGCTGCTGGACAAGCGGTTGCGGGCGATGCTGCACCACGAGCCGGGTGTCCGGGTGGGTGCCGACATCGAGGAGCTGCACCGGATGCGGGTCGCCGTGCGGCGGATGCGCGCCGCCCTGCGGTCCGCCCGCCCGCTGCTCGACCGGGCCTGGGCCGACGACCTGCGGGCCGAGCTGGGCCGGCTGGGCCGCGCGCTCGGCCCGGTACGGGACCTCGACGTCATGATCGAGCGGCTGCGCACCGAGGTCGCGACGCTGCCGGCCGCCGAGCAGGCCGCCGGGGAACGGCTGGTCGCGGTGCTCGCCGCGGACCGGGTCGCGGCCCGCGCGCAGATGCTCGACGAGCTCGACGCCGACCGGCACGCGACGCTGCGCCGCCGGCTGGTCGAGGCGATCGCGTCGCCGCTGCCGGAACCCCCGGCGGACGAGCCGCGCCCGGCGCTGGCCGACCTCGTCCGTGCCGAGGCCCGCAAGCTCGCCAGGGCCGTGCGCCGGGCCGGGGAGAACCCGCCGGACATGACGCTGCACGACCTGCGGATCCGCACCAAGCGGCTGCGCTACACCGGCGAGCTGGTCGAGCCGGCGATGCGCGACGACCGGGGGCGGCGCACCGCGGAGGCCAAGCGGGTGCGGAAGATGCTGCGCGCGGCCGAGGGCCTGCAGGAGGTGCTGGGCGACCACCAGGACGCCTGCGTCGCCGAGCACCGCATCCGGGCCCTGCTCGACGAGCTCGGCGACACCCCCGACGCGCACGAGGTGTTCGTCGGCGGGCGGCTCGTGGAGCGCGAGCGCACCAGGGCCGAGGCGCTGCGCGCCCGGTGGTGGGACGCCTGGCTGGAGCTCGACCGGCGCTCCGGCGCGCTCTGA
- a CDS encoding MFS transporter, whose protein sequence is MAVPTPTPHGSGPAGPRPALVLAGVLALALNLRAGLAGYPPLLETARAELGIGSGAAGFVQAGAVLMMSAGSFGAATVAARVGRERLLGVAVATIGLGSLVRAVAAVPALIAGSVLVGLGIGVAGVLLTGVVKQYLAERAGAVTGAYVVSMMVGATVASAAAVPLAVALGGWSFSLAVWTVPAVLAVAVWIPVSARLRGPVPAAEPAPEPAGERSRPWRDPLARRIACYMAGSSTIFYGWLTWLPPYYEQQGWSPQAAGLLLAVWSVAQIPAALLFPAAAERRHRWRFWAALTVLSSAAGTLGALLLPAPGSALPWLWATLVGIGVGAGFPLGLTVIAWRTPTPARSAAVSGFGLGIGYFAAGVGPLLMGLLIDLGGYPPAILLLVAAAALQALAVWWIGDRRE, encoded by the coding sequence ATGGCGGTGCCGACACCCACGCCGCACGGCAGCGGTCCGGCCGGGCCCCGCCCGGCGCTCGTCCTGGCCGGGGTGCTCGCGCTCGCACTGAACCTGCGGGCCGGTCTCGCCGGATACCCGCCGCTGCTGGAGACCGCCCGGGCCGAGCTCGGCATCGGATCCGGTGCGGCGGGGTTCGTGCAGGCGGGTGCGGTGCTGATGATGTCGGCCGGCTCGTTCGGCGCCGCCACGGTGGCCGCCCGGGTCGGCCGGGAACGGCTGCTCGGCGTCGCGGTCGCGACGATCGGGCTGGGGAGCCTGGTCCGCGCCGTCGCGGCGGTCCCCGCACTGATCGCCGGGAGCGTGCTGGTCGGGCTGGGGATCGGCGTCGCCGGGGTGCTGCTGACCGGGGTGGTCAAGCAGTACCTCGCGGAGCGGGCCGGCGCGGTCACCGGTGCCTACGTCGTCTCGATGATGGTCGGGGCGACGGTCGCGTCGGCGGCCGCGGTGCCGCTGGCCGTGGCCCTGGGCGGCTGGTCGTTCTCGCTCGCGGTGTGGACGGTGCCCGCCGTGCTGGCCGTGGCGGTCTGGATCCCGGTCTCGGCCCGGCTGCGCGGACCGGTGCCCGCCGCGGAGCCGGCCCCGGAACCGGCGGGGGAGCGGTCCCGTCCGTGGCGGGACCCGCTCGCCCGCCGGATCGCCTGCTACATGGCCGGCTCCTCGACGATCTTCTACGGCTGGCTGACCTGGCTGCCGCCGTACTACGAGCAGCAGGGCTGGTCGCCGCAGGCCGCCGGGCTGCTGCTGGCGGTGTGGAGCGTCGCGCAGATCCCGGCCGCGCTGCTGTTCCCGGCGGCCGCCGAGCGGCGGCACCGGTGGCGGTTCTGGGCGGCGCTGACGGTCCTGAGCAGCGCCGCCGGGACGCTCGGCGCGCTGCTGCTGCCGGCGCCGGGCAGCGCGCTGCCGTGGCTGTGGGCGACGCTGGTCGGGATCGGCGTCGGCGCCGGGTTCCCGCTCGGGCTGACCGTGATCGCCTGGCGGACGCCGACACCGGCCCGCAGCGCCGCGGTCAGCGGGTTCGGGCTCGGTATCGGCTACTTCGCGGCCGGGGTCGGCCCGCTGCTCATGGGTCTGCTCATCGATCTCGGCGGTTACCCGCCGGCGATCCTGCTCCTCGTGGCCGCCGCGGCCCTGCAGGCGCTCGCCGTGTGGTGGATCGGCGACCGCAGGGAGTAG
- the dapC gene encoding succinyldiaminopimelate transaminase: MSGPALPDFPWDSLTGARERAQAHPGGLVDLSVGTPVDPVPELLRAALSGPAAGEPGYPTAHGPASLREAVVASMARRFGVPGIDPAAVLPTIGSKELVAWLPTLLGLGAGDTVVIPELAYPTYEVGARLAGADHVRSDGLTAAGPARVRLVWLNSPSNPTGRVLPPEHLRKVVAWARERGAVVASDECYLGLPGEADPAPRSVLHPEISDGDHTGLIAVHSLSKISNLAGYRAGFVTGDPELVSGLLAVRKHAGMIVSRPVQAAVEAAVSDDAHVAEQAARYDGRRSRLRAGLLEAGLEIEHSRSGLYLWATGDEPCRETVDRLAGLGILVTPGEFYGPAGARHVRVALTASDERIDAAVERLGAS, encoded by the coding sequence GTGAGCGGGCCGGCCCTCCCCGACTTCCCCTGGGACTCCCTCACCGGAGCGCGCGAGCGGGCGCAGGCCCACCCGGGCGGCCTCGTCGACCTGTCGGTCGGCACCCCGGTCGACCCGGTGCCGGAGCTGCTGCGCGCCGCCCTGTCCGGTCCGGCGGCGGGTGAGCCCGGCTACCCGACCGCGCACGGTCCTGCCTCGCTGCGCGAGGCCGTCGTGGCATCGATGGCCCGGCGGTTCGGGGTGCCCGGCATCGACCCGGCCGCGGTGCTGCCGACGATCGGCTCCAAGGAGCTCGTCGCCTGGCTGCCGACGCTGCTGGGACTCGGCGCCGGTGACACCGTGGTGATCCCGGAGCTGGCCTATCCGACCTACGAGGTGGGGGCCAGGTTGGCGGGGGCCGACCACGTCCGTTCCGACGGGCTGACCGCCGCCGGCCCGGCCCGGGTCCGCCTGGTCTGGCTGAACTCGCCGTCGAACCCCACCGGGCGGGTGCTGCCGCCCGAGCACCTGCGCAAGGTGGTGGCGTGGGCCCGGGAGCGGGGCGCGGTCGTCGCGTCCGACGAGTGCTACCTCGGGCTCCCCGGGGAGGCCGACCCGGCACCGCGCTCGGTGCTGCACCCGGAGATCAGCGACGGCGACCACACCGGCCTGATCGCGGTGCACTCGCTGTCGAAGATCTCGAACCTGGCCGGCTACCGCGCCGGGTTCGTCACCGGTGACCCCGAGCTGGTCTCCGGGCTGCTCGCGGTCCGCAAGCACGCCGGCATGATCGTCTCGCGCCCGGTGCAGGCCGCCGTCGAGGCCGCGGTCTCCGACGACGCGCACGTCGCCGAGCAGGCCGCCCGCTACGACGGCCGCCGGTCCCGCCTGCGGGCCGGCCTGCTCGAGGCGGGCCTGGAGATCGAGCACTCGCGGTCCGGGCTGTACCTGTGGGCGACCGGCGACGAGCCCTGCCGGGAGACCGTGGACCGGCTCGCCGGGCTCGGGATCCTGGTCACCCCGGGCGAGTTCTACGGCCCGGCGGGCGCCCGGCACGTCCGGGTCGCGCTGACCGCGTCGGACGAACGCATCGACGCCGCGGTGGAGCGCCTCGGCGCATCCTGA